The proteins below come from a single Drosophila busckii strain San Diego stock center, stock number 13000-0081.31 chromosome X, ASM1175060v1, whole genome shotgun sequence genomic window:
- the LOC108605337 gene encoding gustatory receptor 10a, which translates to MRVAEPKDSREAKRSFWERHEHKFYRYGHIYANIYGQVIIDYLPQKPLRRPLKLLLIGYSHVFSLLLIVALPCYFGYNYAALMDTQDRRMQLLLYVSFANTLIKYVTVIVTYVANTFHFSGINARCTLQRARLEQQFAGYQLDNWPRRRFEVFMYLKFWLINFMMLIQVCSILAVAAPPADSAAAQLSRRLRVHYAIYAFVLWNYTENMADYFYYITASVLKYLQMLHLQLQQLLPLLQQLQRQRRGIALLRSCCLSERVELLRQHCEQILALYGQSFRLHQTQLLGLMLATLINNLTNLFTIFSLLATQTLADVSYPVLLSAAYALGFYLDTYVVTLINEHIKQELSNLAQTLREFCNQTAQHLPSLERELEQFSLLLLKQRLPMLCGLLHLDRRLIYVITVTAFSYFITLVQFDLYLRNTPSHPPAVQP; encoded by the exons ATGCGCGTGGCCGAGCCAAAGGACTCAAGGGAAGCCAAGCGCAGCTTTTGGGAGCGACACGAGCACAAGTTCTATAGATACGGCCACATCTATGCGAATATCTATGGCCAGGTGATCATTGACTACTTGCCACAGAAGCCGCTGCGACGGccgctgaagctgctgctcattggcTACAGTCATGTGTTCAGTCTGCTGCTAATTGTGGCGCTGCCCTGTTACTTTGGCTACAACTATGCGGCGCTGATGGACACGCAGGACCGgcgcatgcagctgctgctctatgTGTCCTTTGCCAACACGCTGATCAAGTATGTGACAGTGATTGTGACCTATGTGGCGAATACGTTTCACTTCAGTGGCATCAATGCGCGTTGCACGCTGCAGCGCGCGCGTCTGGAGCAGCAGTTCGCCGGCTATCAGCTGGACAACTGGCCGCGGCGTCGCTTCGAGGTGTTTATGTACTTGAAGTTCTGGCTTATTAATTTCATGATGCTCATACAGGTGTGCAGCattttggctgtggctgcccCGCCTGCGGATAGTGCAGCGGCGCAGCTGTCGCGCCGACTGCGCGTTCACTATGCCATCTATGCCTTTGTGCTTTGGAACTATACGGAGAACATGGCGGATTACTTTTACTACATCACCGCAAGCGTGCTGAAGTATTTGCAGATgctgcacttgcagctgcaacagttgctgccactgctgcagcaattgcaacgcCAGCGTCGCGGCATTGCgctgctgcgcagctgctgccttaGCGAACGCGTCGAGCTGCTGCGCCAGCATTGCGAGCAGATTCTAGCGCTCTATGGCCAAAGCTTTCGGCTGCATCAGACGCAGCTGCTGGGACTTATGCTGGCCACGCTGATCAACAATCTAACCAATCTGTTTACCATTTTCAGTCTGCTGGCCACACAAACGCTGGCGGACGTCTCCTATCCCGTGCTGCTGAGCGCCGCCTACGCGCTGGGCTTCTATCTGGACACCTATGTGGTGACGCTCATCAACGAGCACATCAAGCAGGAGCTCAGCAACTTGGCGCAAACGCTGCGCGAGTTTTGCAATCAAACCGCTCAGCACTTGCCCAGCCTAGAGCGGGAG CTGGAACagttttcgctgctgctgctgaagcagCGCTTGCCCATGCTGTGCGGGCTGCTGCATTTGGATCGTCGACTCATTTATGTCATAACCGTCACGGCATTCTCGTATTTCATAACGCTCGTGCAATTCGATCTCTATCTGCGCAACAcccccagccacccacccgCAGTCCAACCCTAA